From the genome of Sphingobium sp. JS3065, one region includes:
- a CDS encoding helix-turn-helix domain-containing protein: MPINAIVEQPQGSDNRRDAARWRIRLELPDALDADAPDDARGNVVIHDISTAGMLVETRSNLKIGQSVMLSLPDAEKVVARIVWQNESLFGCRFDQALPQGVVSAVRLRNPDQDKGKPLGDPAQAPNSEEISEGLPERLRRLRRERGLSRAALSEQTGFSKPTLWGWETGRTKPRRDNLLVLAALFGLSEQQLLFGKGDSPPREVRKAGPEAYAQSLRDIIDLSRARIAEAAGVHKSNVRVTIDF, encoded by the coding sequence ATGCCTATCAACGCCATCGTAGAACAGCCGCAAGGATCCGATAACAGGCGCGATGCCGCTCGCTGGCGCATCCGCCTCGAACTTCCCGACGCGCTGGACGCCGACGCGCCCGACGATGCGCGCGGGAATGTGGTGATCCATGACATTTCCACGGCGGGCATGCTTGTCGAAACCCGATCGAATCTGAAGATCGGGCAAAGCGTCATGCTGTCCTTGCCCGATGCCGAAAAAGTCGTCGCGCGCATCGTGTGGCAGAATGAATCGCTTTTCGGCTGCCGCTTCGATCAGGCGCTGCCGCAAGGGGTGGTGAGCGCGGTGAGGCTGCGCAATCCCGACCAGGACAAGGGCAAGCCCCTTGGCGATCCAGCCCAGGCGCCCAATTCCGAAGAAATTTCCGAAGGACTTCCCGAACGCCTGCGTCGGCTGCGGCGGGAACGGGGCCTGAGCCGTGCCGCGCTGTCCGAGCAAACGGGCTTCAGCAAGCCAACCCTCTGGGGCTGGGAAACGGGCAGGACCAAGCCGCGCAGGGACAATCTGCTCGTTTTGGCCGCCCTTTTCGGCCTGAGCGAACAGCAATTGCTTTTCGGCAAGGGGGACTCCCCACCGCGCGAAGTCAGGAAAGCAGGCCCCGAAGCCTATGCCCAGTCGCTCCGGGATATCATCGACCTGTCGAGAGCGCGCATCGCCGAAGCGGCGGGCGTGCATAAATCCAATGTTCGCGTCACCATCGACTTCTGA
- a CDS encoding YciI family protein → MLSLRICFDKPDILALREEHRQAHRAYLASGVVKLVQAGPMMSADDSRNIGSFMVVEADDLQTVKQFHDGDPFTKAGLFDEERICRWDRHIG, encoded by the coding sequence ATGCTTTCCCTTCGCATCTGTTTTGACAAGCCGGATATCCTGGCGCTCCGCGAGGAGCATCGCCAGGCCCATCGCGCCTATCTCGCTTCAGGCGTGGTCAAGCTTGTGCAGGCGGGTCCGATGATGTCGGCTGACGACAGCCGCAATATTGGAAGCTTTATGGTTGTGGAAGCTGACGACCTCCAGACCGTGAAGCAGTTTCACGATGGAGATCCTTTCACGAAGGCGGGTCTGTTCGATGAAGAGCGCATCTGCCGTTGGGACCGCCACATCGGCTGA